GTGCGCAGCAGACGGTGGATCGTAGGGAGCGGAAGCTGTGCCATCGTGGACAGTTCGCTCAGGGTGACGTCGCCACCGGCATCCGTGATCAACTCGAGCAGGTCGAACACGCGCACGACCGACTTGACGCCCTCAGAAGTCTTCTCCGCCATGACCGAACCCTCCGGGTTGACCGCTGTCGACAAATCTTATCCGCATGGTGGAAACTGCCGAACATACCCACGATACTGGATCGGTCGCCCGTGCTCAGATCCCCAGGTTGTCGTCCGGAGGTCTGATCACTTGAGATTCCGCGATTCAGACAATAACATCCAAAGTACGGAAATATCCAAGATACGGAAAGAATCTTCCGATCATTCGGCCAAGGGTGGTTGTCGCCACGCTCGCTGCCGCTGTATGAGCGCTGTATGAGAAGGGCACGTCCATGACGATCACGATTAATGCAGGTGGAGACAGTGCGAGCGGAGACAGTGCGAGCGGAGACAGTGCTAGCGGAGACAGTGCTAGCGGAGACAGTGCGAGCGGCACAGAGGGGATCCTGACTGAGGACGCTCTGGCCTTCCTCGAGCGACTGCAGCGACAGTTCAATCAGCGGCGGCTGGCATTGCTGAGCACTCGGGTCGAGAAGCGCGCGACCGTGGCGGCCACGGGGCGACTCGATTTTCTGGACGAGACCGCGGAGATCCGCGAGCGAGAGTGGAGCGTCGCATCCGCACCGGCTCGACTGACGGACCGGCGCGTGGAGATCACCGGCCCGGCGGTGCCGGCGAAGATGGCGATCAATGCCCTGAACTCCGGCGCCAACGTGTGGCTGGCCGACCTTGAAGATGCGTCTTCGCCGACCTGGCACAACGTGGTCGAATCGCAGGTCAATCTGCGCGACGCCGCTCGAGGCACCCTTGCTTACACCTCGCCAGAGGGCAAGGCGTACGCCGTGCGAACGGACGCACCGCTGCCAACCGTCGTGACGCGACCGAGAGGCTGGCACCTGACCGAGAAGCACATCATGATCGACGGGGAGCGAGCATCCGCTTCTCTGGTCGACTTCGGGCTGCACTTCTTTCACAATGCCAAGCAATTGATCGAAAACGGTGACGGACCGTACTACTACTTGCCGAAGATCGAGAGCCATCTTGAGGCCCGCCTGTGGAACGACGTGTTCGTGTTCGCACAGGACGCCCTCGGAATCGAGCAGGGCACGATCCGGGCGACCGTGCTGATCGAGACGATTCCCGCCGCGTTCGAGATGGACGAGATCCTCTACGAGTTGAGGGACCACGCCTCCGGCCTGAACGCTGGCCGGTGGGACTATCTGTTCAGCATCATCAAGAACTTCCGCGACGCGGGCGGCACCTTCGTGCTGCCCGACCGAGCACTCATCACCATGACCGCGCCGTTCATGCGGGCATACACGGAGCTGCTCGTGAAGACCTGCCACCGCCGCGGTGCCTTCGCGATGGGCGGCATGGCCGCGTTCATTCCGAATCGCGCGGAGCCGGAGATCACCGCGAACGCGTTCGAGAAGGTGCGCGCCGACAAGACGCGCGAGGCCAACGACGGTTTCGACGG
The Rathayibacter sp. SW19 DNA segment above includes these coding regions:
- the aceB gene encoding malate synthase A; this encodes MTITINAGGDSASGDSASGDSASGDSASGDSASGTEGILTEDALAFLERLQRQFNQRRLALLSTRVEKRATVAATGRLDFLDETAEIREREWSVASAPARLTDRRVEITGPAVPAKMAINALNSGANVWLADLEDASSPTWHNVVESQVNLRDAARGTLAYTSPEGKAYAVRTDAPLPTVVTRPRGWHLTEKHIMIDGERASASLVDFGLHFFHNAKQLIENGDGPYYYLPKIESHLEARLWNDVFVFAQDALGIEQGTIRATVLIETIPAAFEMDEILYELRDHASGLNAGRWDYLFSIIKNFRDAGGTFVLPDRALITMTAPFMRAYTELLVKTCHRRGAFAMGGMAAFIPNRAEPEITANAFEKVRADKTREANDGFDGSWVAHPDLVSICREVFDGVLRGAPNQLGKQRPEVAVTAADLLDTRIEGGVVTEDGVRTNLYVAVAYVAAWFGGNGAAAIRNLMEDAATAEISRSQVWQHLNSSVTLADTGAILTRELVRRLLDEEVERLRGEVSAEAFDANYRPAAELVAEICLSSDYTDFLTIPAYELLG